The genomic stretch CTGGAAATTTTATCGCGCCTCATTGGCAGATATAATTGGAGAAGCACACACTGAATTATGTTAAGAGAAATATACAGGATCCACTTAAACTATCATATCCAGAGCTCTTTACCCCTTGCCAGTTTCTGTAATGCAAACATCACTTCTGATAATATTGAGAGAATCTTTTATGTAGTTGTGACCTAAAGTTGTGCATGCCATTATTTGATTCAAAATATGGTTATTTACGATCCGTGCAAATTTTTTGTAACATATTTACTTCATTTTGCACAGATTGCAAAGCCATATGTTGCAACCAAAGTTTACACATATATGTCTTGGCATATGATAGTTTAGGGATTCAAGCGAGCCCAAAATATGTTTGAAGAGGAATATGAACCAAGCCTAGAGTTTAGGGGTCAAAAGTAGATATTTCCAGATTACATTTTGTGTGGTTTATGACTTGTGTCCAAGATTTGAATGTAAAGGACTTGTTGCCATTTCACAGAAAATTGTTGCACATGGTCTTTCTTAAATTAAAttaaaagtgcaaaactaatgagTGTTTATTCCCAAATCCCAAGTACACAACAATGTTTAATAATATTGCAGATAAGTTTCTAGGGCCTTATGCTTACATTCTTTTTATAATAGTGAAAAGCTGTATGGCCCATGAACTTTCTTTGTACTTCAGGTTGTTCATTCATTTCCCATGGTGCTAAATTGGGGAGTATATCTCCCACTTGCGTTCATGTGTGTTACTATTTTTCCTGTCCCAATGTACTTTTAGTTGGGTTAGAACAAGACATACTTATGTAATATGCCGTTTGTCCCCTTGTTTAGACCTTGCATTCATTGTGCTACACTATCCTAATTATTGGACCTGCTTGCTGTTTATCTAGGCTGACGAACCTGTTGAGGTCTACCATGACAAAGAATTCAGAAATAGGAGATGGCACTTCCAATCATACAACTTCACCGTGTCTCTCGTTTGGGCTCCCTTTCTCGTCAAATCAGAGGTTTCTGAAAATGAGAATGGCGAGTCTACCTCAGAGATCCAGCTTCACCTTGATGTACTTGAACCAACCTGGATAAGTCAGTATGAGAGCTTTGACTACGTAATCATTGCTGGTGGACAATGGTTTCTTAAGACTGCGGTCTATTGGGATAATGGTAAGGTGATAGGCTGTCATTATTGCCAGGACAAGAACCTAACTGAACTTGGATTTGAGCACCTGTATCGCAGGACTTTACAATCAGTACTCAAATTCATCTCCTCGACAAACCACAAGCCAGTTGTTCTATTCAGGACCTGGGCGCCTGATCACTTTGAGAATGGCGAGTGGTCCAGTGGTGGAACTTGTAGCAGGATATTACCTTACAGGAAGGGAGAGTACAGTGGAAAATACATGGATAGTGTCATGAGGGGGATTGAGCTAGAAGAGTTCAACAAGGCCTTAGCTGTGGTCAATAGTTCAGGGGATGTGGTGAATCTGAAGCTCTTGGACATTTACAGCCTTTCGGCCATGAGACCTGATGGCCATGCTGGGCCTTACAGGATGTTCCATCCATTTGCACAGGGCAACAAGGATGCCTCATCAGTTCAGAAGGATTGCCTGCATTGGTGCGTTCCAGGCCCCATTGACGCCTGGAATGATCTGATAATGAAGTTGGTTCTGAATTGATGAAACCTTTAGATGTGTAGTTGCACTACTTGCTGATTGAGTCGTAGGGCTGGTTGTCGGCGCTGAAGTTGCCAATCTCGATTCAGGGTTTAGTTCCTGGCATGCGACCGTGCTCTGATTCTAGTTTAGCAGGAAGTGGTAAAGAGCAAACAGTTTTTGCTCCTTATAGATATATTGTGGTTTGGAGGTATGAACCGGCCGGCTTGTTACCGGTTGTTGTTGGTTGTGGCTAGTTGGCACCCTCTTCCGTAAAAAAATGTGCATGTTTGGATGCAGTAACATAGAGTTTAATCTTGAATCTTTCCATAAAAATTAGGAGTATTCTCTTTCCATCTCcttttttcatttcttttttgcaGTTTAAATCCGAGTTAGAATTTCATGTGGTTAGGTTAAAACATTTGACCCTGCGAGTCAGGAGTTGAACTGTGTGTTCTCTCCAAAGGAATTTTTGCTCGTGAAGAAAAGTACTAGTTGAAAGCTGCTATTGATCTTGATGGAGTTAAAGGTCCTGTTTCATGTTCTCGAGAAGTTTCATGcacaaggatataaatgaaggtgTTTTTGTATATTTGTAACTCTGTCTTGGTCTTCAGCAAGCACCGGGGTCAATATCGAGGTTCTGCTGTTTGCTGAACATGATGGATGAGTTCCATTTAGGTGGAGTTTGTAAGAGGTAGCTACAAAACCTGATGAGGACGGGCCGAAATCCGAAATTCCGCAACGAGTGGACGTGCACCAACAATCGGGTCTGTCCATTCGTGCAAATGTTTATTTAGGGCCTCAGATTCAACTACAGTATTAGTATTTCTCAACTCCAGTACATTTTGCAAATAATGTTGTTTTCAATCATGTACCTCTCCTCTGGGTTGTTTTTCTAAGACATTACAAGAAGCTAGGTGAAAAAAATATTTCTTTATGTTTCTTTTAAAAACATAATGCATAGAAATAAATTTGCACCATTAACCAGTCATCAATAGTACACGTTAACTCGCATATCAGCATGAAAAATATTGCACATATCAAAGCATATATCTAGACATCAAAAGCATTCTGGATCTCAGCATTGATATTGCATATTATTAAGGATATATTGCATGATCATCAAGTATAAAGTGCATTATCATCAAGAAAATATCCGGATCTATGCAATATTATGTAAATCTGGGAATCTTATGCACAATTATTGAAGATAAACAAGATTTAGGAATGCATATTTAAATAAGATGTCCAGATTTACATAAGATTCCTCATCTTCCAGCTGCATTAGCCGTTGTGATCTGTACAAGAAGGTCAAACTTTGCAGTTTGCACACACAACGCTGGCATCATCAGCAAAGACGCAAAGAACAAcccaaccactccgcttgtcTCTACGCTCTGCGCCAAGGGAGGTGACCGGGAACCGTCGCTCGCGAGCGCCATGGGACATGGCCGGGAACCTTCGCCGGCGAGCGCTCGGCCGCACGTGCTGCTCCTGTGCAGTCCGTGCATGGGCCACCTCATCCCTTTCGCCGAGCTGGCGCGCCGGCTCGTCGCCGACCACGATCTGGGCGCCACGCTCCTCTTTGCCGCGGCCACGGACACCCCCTCGGAGCAGTACGCCTCCGTGGCCGCGTCCGTCCCCGACGGCGTCAACCTGGTCGCGCTGCCCGCACCACCGGCCCTGCCGTCCACAGCCCCCGTGCGCGAACGCGCAACGCACGCCGCTGTCTCCAGCGTCCCGCACGTCCGGGAGATCGCCCGGTCGCTAACCTCAACCGCGCCgctcgccgcgctcgtggtggacATGGTCAGCGTGCCGGCGCGCGACGTCGCCACGGAGCTCGGCGTCCCCTGCTACATGTTCTTCACCTCGCCGTGGATGCTGCTGTCGCTGTTCCTGCACCTCCCGGAGATCGACGCGGGGCTCGTCGGGGAGTACAGGGACGCGACGGAGCCGATCCGGCTGCCGGGCTGCGTGCCGATCCACGCGCACGACCTCCCTGGATCTATGCTCGTCGACCGGAGCAGCGACACGTTCGGAAGCTTCCTGTCCTTGGCCAAGGAAGCCTCGAGAGTCGATGGGATCCTGGTGAACACGTTCAGCGCGCTGGAACCCGTGGTGGGCGACGGCACGGACGGCGTGACGGAGCTACCGGTGCACGCGGTTGGGCCGTTGGTCTGGACCAGGCCGGCCGGCGTGAACCGCGACCACTCGCGCGTCATCCGATGGCTGGACCAGCAGCCACGCGGATCCGTGGTGTATCTGTCGTTCGGGAGCGGTGGCACGCTCACGTGGCGCCAGACCACCGAGCTAGCGCTCGCCCTGGAGATGACTGGCTGTCGCTTCCTATGGGTCGTCAACAGGCCAGACGAAGACACGGCGAGCGGCGCTTTCTTCGGAACACGGCCAGAAGAAGATGTCGACGACGACGCGCTCGGCTTCTTGCCGAGGGGCTTCGTCGAGAGGACGTCGGAACTCGGGCTAGTCCTCCCGTCGTGGGCGCCGCAGACGGCGATCCTCGCGCACGCCTCCGTCGGCTGCTTCGTCacgcactgcgggtggaactccaGTCTCGAGAGCATCCTCAATGGCGTGCCCATGGTCGCTTGGCCGCTCTACGCGGAGCAGAAGATGAACGCCGCCATGCTGGAGGTCCAGGACGGGGTGGCCGTCCGCGTCCACGCTGATGCCCATGGGTTCTTCAGCAAAGAAGAGATCGCCGGCGTGATCCGACGTGTTATGGATGGGGAAGAAGGAGCGTGCATGAGGAGGTGTGCTAGCGAGTTAAAAGACAAAGCGGAACAGGCTCTAACCGAAGAAGGTGGTTCTTCAGCTCTTGCATTAGGGCATGTCGCAGGTACCTGGAGATCTTCTTGTACGTAATGAGAAGTAGTACATAGAAGTGGGTAAATAGATTTGTTTCTCCACTTCTGCAAGAACCATGAGTTATTTAAAACTTCTAAAACCATTTTGTTCAGGCTAGGTTGGACCCTACTTCTGAAACGTTATTCCAAAATTTATGCACTCCAAGAGTGCCATGTAGTTTATGGTTTTGTATAACATTTGATCCGGAGTAGTGTGAAATCCTCGAATACCatgccaccttcagcatcctgttCCGCTGGAATTAATATGCCATATTTGTTTGGGCTTCTTCTGCTTTTAGGGTTTAAAGAAGAAGCGGCCATGAAGAAGCGGGTTTGTGAGTTACCTATAGTGAGACGAACATTTTCCCCGCGCTGCCCCTCTCTGTTAAATATAAATACAGTGTATAGCCTCTTTTTATTAGATCTATCTTTTACAAaacttggctagtgcatcaatcaTATATGGTATCGGAACTAAAAGATTTTAAGTTCAAAATCCTACTCACACAGtattaaaaaataaagaaaaaagacTCAAAAGACTGATATGATGGAATAGCATTTATCCATCAGATCAGTCGGACTGAAAACGCAGTTGTCCATAAGTCACTTTTTTCCACATATCATCATTTCCACTTATTTTCAGTACGACCAGTTTCATACGTGGAAAGCCCACAAATCTGTTCAAAATATAATCATTGGAAGGTGGCGATAGTGTGCTTTCCTGGGCGCGACAGCTAGTTAGATGCCGAGGTGGGGGCTCTAGGATGAGGTGCTCGTCGACGTGCATGGTGTGTGGTGGAGACTTTGACATCGTTAAGTTTGTCGACCTTGTGTCGCGTGAGCTGAATTTTTGTTCATTAATCCGGCAGCTATTTTTCTTAATCAATGGAAGGCAAAGATTTTGTCTGGTTTAAAAAAAAGTTGGGCTGGGGCTTGGGACGTGGGACGGGTCGATTGGAGCTATGGTCTGCATCGAAATAAAATGAACAAGTAGCGCTGTGGAGGAAGTGTGAAGTATCGGACAGAGATCGAACGAAAGCAATTCCGATTTGTAGTAATGAAAAGTAGTACTACATAGAAGTCGTGAATAGATTTGTTTCTCCACTTCTGCAAAAACCATGAGTTATTTAAAACTTCTAAAACCATTTTTGTCTAGGCTAGGTTGGACCGTACTTCTGAAATATTATTCCAAAATTTATGCATTTCAAGAGTGCCATGTGGTTTATGGTTTTGTAACATCTGATCTGAAGTAGTGCCAAATTCTCTACCTTGCCACCTTCGACATCCTGTTCCTTTGAATAGGCTTCATTTGAGCCAGACACGAAACCTTCTCCCCTCTCCCGCGACCCCCCCCCTCGCAACGGTCGGGCCGCGCCCTCTCCCCGGCTTCCCCTTGACCTCCTCCCTCGCTCttcccctgccgccgccgtcggcgtgtGCCATCGGGCCTTGCCTGGGCGatgccggcggtggcggggatGTCTTTACCTGTGGCTCTGTCGGGGGCGTGGGGACCTCGGCGGGCGGCGGTGCTCTTCGGCAGATGGCGGTCCGGCGCGGCGGCGTAGAACCCGTGCGCCGCGTGGGCAGGGGCGCGGCCGTTGGCGGTGGAGAAACGCAGGCGGGCGGCCAGGGAGGGCCtgctcggcccagatctgggcccagttCAGGGCCCGGAGGGGCTCGACGGGCAGCCTGGGTTTGGCACGCCGgcggtgcttgatggcgtgtaactcacacgttcgttgggaactccaagaggaaggtatgatgcgcacagcagcaagttttccctcagaaagaaaccaaggtttatcgaaccaggaggagccaagaagcacgttgaaggttgatggtggcgaaatgtgatgcggcgcaacaccggggattccggcgccaacgtggaacctgcacaacacaaccaaagtactttgccccaacaaaacggtgaggttgtcaatctcaccggcttgctgtaacaaaggattaaccgtattgtgtggaagatgattgtttgcgaagaaaacgagtaaaacaagtattgcagtagattgtatgcgatgtaaagaataggaccggggtccacagttcactagaggtgtctctcccataagataaaagcatgttgggtgaacaaattacagtcgtgcaattgacaaatagaaaagggcataacaatgcatatacatgatatgataaatatagtgagatttaatccgggcattacgacaaagtacatagaccgccatccaagctgcatctatgcctaaaagtccaccttcgaggttatcatccgaaccccttccgagtattaagttgcaagcaacgagacaattgcattaagtatggtgcgtaatgtaatcaacaactacatccttagacatagcatcaatgttttatccctagtggcaacagcacatccacaaccttagaactttcacgtcacttgtcccgggtatcaatggaggcatgaacccactatcgagcataaatactccctcttggagttaagagcaaaaacttggccagagcctctactaataacggagagcatgcaagatcataaacaacacataggtaatagattgataatcaccataacatagtattctctatccatcggatcccgacaaacacaacatatagtattatagatagatgatcttgatcatgttaggcagctcacaagatccaacaatgaagcacaattaggagaagacgaccatctagctactgctatggacccatagtccgggggtgaactactcactcatcactccggaggcgatcatggcgatgaagagtcctccgggagatgattcccctctccggcggggtgccggaggcgatctcctgaatccccgagatgggattcgcggcggcggcgtctgcggaaggttttccgtatcgtggctctcggatgcgggggtttcgcgacggaggctttaagtaggcgaaagggcaggtaaagaggcggcacgagggccccacacaccagggcggcgcgggcccagccctggccgcgcggccctggcgtggcggcgcctcgtcgccccacttcgttatcctttcggtcttctggaagcttcgtgcaaaaataggaccccgggcgttgatttcgtccaattccgagaatatttccttactaggatttctgaaaccaaaaacagcgagaaaacgacaagcggctcttcggcatcttgttaataggttagttccaaaaaatgcgtaaatacgacatataatgtgtataaaacatgtagatatcatcaataatgtagcatggaacataagaaattatcgatacgtcggagacgtatcagtgctcccTTGAGGTGGAGATGCAGTGGCGGTGGTGGCTGGGCGGTAGTGGTGCTCCGGTCGGCCTGCTGCAGCTTGGCAATGGGGACTTTGCGGGCCTGTTTAGGCCCGGTCAGGCCAGTGTGGGCCTGGTTTGACCTCGTTGCCAtgtccggtcggctaccgcgaaggcggtggaggtaaTTCCCCCCCGCATGGCTGCGGTGCTGTTACCCCTGACCCAGCTGTCTCTCATCTCTACGTCCAGGCCCTGCTCCGGTGACCACACCGAGATGGCGAGGATGGCTTCAAGACCGCGATGGCgcgttgtcgtggtatcgtcatgacatatgccatagggtggctaatcgaggtggttcctagtggtctcacgacggtatccggaagcgggtatgggcacgagcgacacggcgacgtacccaggttcgaggccctccgatggaggtaacacctctactcctactatgagtgtataagatgatcacacagtacaatggtgctccttgagctgtatccggctgctcctgggaggcaaaggtagacgaaggtctctctctcagggcagctCTAAGACTAGTGAATGGCAACTGATCGATCCCcctccgcacgaggggggtagcccggcttatataggcaccggcactttacatataagtccctaGAGTCTAGTGGCCAGCATGGGCCGGCTTCGGCTCCCGTCCCTTCCCGGCGGCGACGCCGAGGGAGCCGttgagcgtagtggcacgtcccatccgcctgctcagGTCAGCGGCGTGGAGGTGCTGTCGTTGTCGTCATCATGCTGCGTAGCGCGTACGgctcgacgtacgccatgatggcctgtctggcgcgtggcactgctgctctacagtgccccgtactttacgggagatgaggtcagcgtggacctttgaacccggctcacctacccggttccttctagtgcaagactcgccagcctcgagtcggtctgaggtacaaaccccagtcggatatggcttgtagaagccggcccagctacggcgttgaaggccgcagccgggccgactaggacttagagccagccggctcccgaggcagccggccacggctcccggccggctgctcctcggccggcctttgctgCGAGCCGGCCGACCtcaagccggccgctccgcgtccattgccctacccggggtcttccccacgACATTAGCCCCGAGGCGGCAGGTCCTACGCCTaggaggacctaggcaggtttccctggctttGCATATCCCTTGCTCGTTTCCGGCGGCTCCCGGAGGGGCCAGCTGAGAATTttcgttcagccggctgcgccctcgtccgGCTCGCCCCGTCCGGCTTCCTCCAGCCGGACGCCCTTTTTTGCTCCTGTCGTTTTCACTTTTTCTTAAGTGTTGAAGACGTTTCCGGCTTGTTGCCAGAATTTGGGGCCGGGCCGATTTTatcgtccggctccggctcgggTACACCGGCAACTCCGCCGCCTCGAGtcccgcgcccgacttgaccgttcTGACGGCTTCGTCAGCGTGGCCGTTTCGTATGGTCACATCACTGTCCCCTTCCGGATTTTCTGCAGTAGTGGGCGAAGTGGTGCGGCCGTTTCTGGTAACTGCCGGCGTCGTGTGGGGCGGTTTCGGCGCAGTTAATCccatcgtggcccacgatcgccacgtggctgCGTAACGGGCGTGCGGGACGGCTATAAATGCCCTCCGCGCGGTACCGAggcacccttcttcttccttgcgccactgcctcttctctctctcgctctcttcGCTCGAGCGCTCTCGCACGCCGTCGATCCTTCTCCGGTGACCTCCTGGCGAACCTCGGCGACCTTTCGCGGCCGGAGTTCTCCGCCGTTCGGCAGCCGCCCGCACGccaagccggcgccacggggccccgtgGCTCGACGCTGCGCTCATCGCCGCCGCGCTCTCCTCCGGTGAGGAGCGGTTCCTCCTCTCCCTTTGATCTCGattggtcttcttcctcctcctcttcgtccatggcctccgccagcgggtCCTGGAGGGGCTCGCACATGAATGacgacgacatcgagcggctggtgcgcctccgccggattcctCGGGAGGTGGTCACGCGAGCGCCCGGCGAGGaggtggagcccaagccggagcccggtgagcgcgtcgtcttcggcgcgcacctcgaccgcgggttaGGTCTGCCGGCTTCGGCCTTTTTCCGCCGGTTCTTGGacttcttcggcctgcagccgcactcgcttgccggccaacgcgtgcgtcctccttaGCTGCTATGTGGCTTttatggagggctacgccggcttgtggcccg from Lolium rigidum isolate FL_2022 chromosome 4, APGP_CSIRO_Lrig_0.1, whole genome shotgun sequence encodes the following:
- the LOC124649271 gene encoding protein trichome birefringence-like 26, yielding MGSGTRWPPWAALLYSPRARMGGGAGWGLALKAIGWILFAGFSFRLLCSLSSSPTSLESKEGKCDLFKGEWLPNPSGPAYTNSSCRFIDDHQNCMMNGRPDIVYLYWRWKPYECDLPPFNEVRFLSAMRNKAWGFIGDSILRNQVQSLICLLSKADEPVEVYHDKEFRNRRWHFQSYNFTVSLVWAPFLVKSEVSENENGESTSEIQLHLDVLEPTWISQYESFDYVIIAGGQWFLKTAVYWDNGKVIGCHYCQDKNLTELGFEHLYRRTLQSVLKFISSTNHKPVVLFRTWAPDHFENGEWSSGGTCSRILPYRKGEYSGKYMDSVMRGIELEEFNKALAVVNSSGDVVNLKLLDIYSLSAMRPDGHAGPYRMFHPFAQGNKDASSVQKDCLHWCVPGPIDAWNDLIMKLVLN
- the LOC124705870 gene encoding hydroquinone glucosyltransferase-like, encoding MGHLIPFAELARRLVADHDLGATLLFAAATDTPSEQYASVAASVPDGVNLVALPAPPALPSTAPVRERATHAAVSSVPHVREIARSLTSTAPLAALVVDMVSVPARDVATELGVPCYMFFTSPWMLLSLFLHLPEIDAGLVGEYRDATEPIRLPGCVPIHAHDLPGSMLVDRSSDTFGSFLSLAKEASRVDGILVNTFSALEPVVGDGTDGVTELPVHAVGPLVWTRPAGVNRDHSRVIRWLDQQPRGSVVYLSFGSGGTLTWRQTTELALALEMTGCRFLWVVNRPDEDTASGAFFGTRPEEDVDDDALGFLPRGFVERTSELGLVLPSWAPQTAILAHASVGCFVTHCGWNSSLESILNGVPMVAWPLYAEQKMNAAMLEVQDGVAVRVHADAHGFFSKEEIAGVIRRVMDGEEGACMRRCASELKDKAEQALTEEGGSSALALGHVAGTWRSSCT